The Methanoregula sp. UBA64 genome contains the following window.
ACCTGGAGTTCTGCCCCCTCCACGCGGATCAGCTTCGGCGCGCCGCGGATTGTTTCGCCACACATTTCACACTGCATATTCTCACAAACACTTTATATGGCGATTTCCCTATATACCTATTTGAGGAACGGAATGGGCGACATTCTCCGCGATACGGCCGAGCCGCAGACCCCGGAAGAGCTCTGCCGCCTGTACCGCACGATCTCCGAGCAGCTCCGGGACCAGCTCCAGCAGATCGAAAACGATAAGCACGACCTTGAAACCCAGATGATAGAGAGGGTCAACAACCTGGAATCCCGCAATCTCGAACTCCGCGAACAGCTCCGCCAGGTCGAGGCGGACAAACGGTATATCGAGACCCAGAAGATCCGGTTCGAGCGGGAGGTACGAAAACTCAAAAGCGAGAGCGAGCAGCTCAGGAGCCCGCCGCTCATTATCGGGAACGTGGTGGATGTGGTCGATTCGTCCCGGGTCATCGTCCGCAGCAGTGCCGGGCCTAAGTTCCTTGTCCGGAGCTCGCCAAGTATCAATCCCGACGACCTAAAGGCCGGCGCCCGGTGCACGCTCAACCAGCAGTCGCTTGCAATTGTCGAGCTGCTCCCGAGCTCGTTTGATGCACAGGTCTACGGGATGGAACTCGTAGACTCCCCGCAGGAGAACTATACGGATATCGGCGGTCTCTCAAAACAGATAAACGAGATCCGCGAGGCAGTCGAGCTCCCCTTAAAACGCCCGGAACTGTTTACCCGCATAGGAATCGAGCCGCCCAAGGGCGTTTTGCTCTACGGACCCCCGGGAACAGGAAAGACGCTTCTTGCAAAAGCGGTTGCCCACGAGACCAATGCCCATTTCATGCGGGTCGTGGGAAGCGAACTTGTCCAGAAATATATTGGCGAAGGGGCACGGCTCGTCCGCGAGCTCTTCGATCTCGCGAAGAAGAAAGCCCCGACGATCATCTTTATCGATGAAATCGATGCAGTGGGAGCGAGCCGGACCGAGGCAAACACTTCCGGTGACCGCGAGGTCCAGCGTACCCTCATGCAGCTCCTGGCCGGTATGGACGGTTTTGAGACCCGGGGAGACGTGAAGATCATCGGGGCCACGAACAGGATCGATATTCTCGACAAGGCGCTGCTGCGTCCCGGCCGTTTCGACCGGATCATCGAGATCCCGTTGCCCGATGGAGAGGGCCGGCTCTCGATCCTGAAAGTCCACACCCGGGGACTGACCGTTGACGAATCGGTCGACCTTGTCGAAGTTGCATCCATGACCGAGGGCAGGAACGGAGCAGATCTCCGGGCGATCTGCATGGAAGCCGGGATGTTTGCCATCCGGAACGACCGTGAAGCTATCACCCGTTCCGACTTTTTGGCGGCCATAGAAAAAGTCAGGATCGATTTCTCCCGGCCCGTCTCCGATGTCGAAGGCCGGATGTTTGCATAAGCATCCGGTTCTCTTTTTTTGCCCGGCAAGCCGGGTCCTGTTTTGTTCTTTTCGCTTCCCGTTACGGACATTCACGGATTTTTTTAGAGATTTTTTTGACCCGCAGACTTTTTCACATAACGAGTCAAGATATACGGCATCATATTGGTAAAGGAGGGTTACACACTTGACCGATCCAGAAAAAACAGCCGAACCGACAGTTCCTGAAGAGAAAACAGAAACTGTGACGAAAAAGGCAGAAGAGAAAACTCCGGAGAGCACAAAACAGAACGTACCGGCAAAGGGTGCGGGAAAAGAGACCGAAAAGAAAGCCATGAACAGGGAATTGCTTATAACAGTCGGTGTAGCAGTGATCCTGATCGCTGCTGCAGTCGGCGCCTGGTTCTTCCTTACCCCGGTCGTTGCAACAAAGGGAGACACCGTTTCTGTCTACTACACCGGGACATTTGACAACGGCACGGTGTTTGATTCCAACAAGAATTCCACCGAACCGCTGATGTTTACCCTCGGCAACTCAACGATCATCCCCGGTTTTGCAGATGCAGTATCGGGTATGGCGCTGAATTCGGAAAAGACCGTAACGCTCCCGCCGGAAAAAGCCTACGGGAACTATGACCCCGGCCTTGTCCAGGTTGTCAACCGTACCGGACCGCTCGCCAATGTCACGTTCGTTCCTGGCCAGCATTATATCATCCACGACCGGCTCACCGATACCAACAGCAGGGTTACCGTCATTAACGTGACACCAAAGACCGTGACCATCGATTCCAACAGCCCGTACGTAGGCCAGAACGTGACCTTTACGATTCAACTGGTCAACATCACCAAAACCAAGTAAGCGGGCGGAAGGATCGAATCATCCTATTTTTTTGTTTTTTATCCGTACCGGGCAAATTGGTTCCTTTCGCCGATGGAGGATTATTAAAAAAAAGGAGACGGGAAACTCCGGATCGCTTGTGGAAATAAGATTTCCCTGAGTTTACTCGTCGTCAGCCGCGTAATAGTAATATTCGCCGCTGCTTTTCTGCTCCCGGTCAAGGAATGAGTCGGGTTTGTTGATCCGGGGACGGCCGGTCTGATCCCGCCGGAAGGTGACATCGAGCTCGTGCAGGAACCGGTTCATGCCCTCCCGCATTGCAAACGGGCCGACCGCAGTCCCTTTGATACCCGGTTCGCCTTCAAAGACAAGGATCCGCTCGCTGATCATATCGATAAGGTAGATGTCGTGGTCGATGACCATGATCGCTACGACCTTTCCTTCCGCATGGTGTTTGATGAGCCGGGTCACTTTAACCCGCTGCTCCACATCGAGGTGTGCGCTCGGCTCGTCGAGGATGTAGAGGTCAGCATCGCGGGATAGGCAGGCCGCGATGGCGACACGCTGGAGTTCGCCGCCACTCAGCGAATCCACCGGTGACTGGAGAATAGGGCCAAGCGAGAGCGGTTCGAGGATCTCGTGCTGGTAGTACGAGGTGTCGAATTTGCTGGTGCACTTACGGAGATACATCTCGACAGAGTCCGACGAGTCGGGCTTGATGTACTGCGGTTTGTACGAGATCCGGAGCTTGAGATCCATGGTGCCGGTGTCCGGTTTCTCGACACCGGCAAGGAGCTTTGCGTACGTGCTCTTCCCCATGCCATTTGCCCCGATCACACCCAGCACCTCCCCGGCTTTAATCGTCCCGCCGGCAATCGTGAGATGGAAGGTATCATAGCCCTTGGTCATCGCCGGGATCTCCACGAGGTCTTCGCGTTTCGATCCCTTCTCATGCGCACGCTTCTCAAAGACCACCTGCGTGTCCCGGAAACGGACGTTCTCCTCGGCAAGGAACCCTTCGAGGTACTGGTTGATGCCCACCCGGACGCCCTTTGGCCGGGTGATGACCCCAAAGACCGCCGGTTTGCCGTAGCCTACATGTACCGTATCCGCAAGCATGTCGAGGATGGCGAGGTCGTGCTCGACAATCACGACCGGGCGTTCGGCGGCAAGTTCCCGGATCAGTTTTGCAGCCGAGATACGCTGGTAGATATCCAGGAACGGGGTAATTTCATCGAGGAAATAGAGGTCGGCGTTACGGGCAAGGCAGGCCGCTATGGCGACACGCTGGAGTTCTCCGCCGCTCAGCGTGTTTATCTGGTGGTCGAGAATAGCATCGAGCTTGAGGACCGGGAGGATCTCGGCAAGTTTTTGCCGCTCATCGGTTGACTTGAGCAGGTCCCGGACCGTGCCGGAAAATACCTTCGGGATGAAATCGATGTACTGGGGTTTTACCGCAATCTTCTTGCTCTTTTTCGAAACGGTCTGGAGATAGTCGAAGAGCTCGGTACCTGCATAGCGTTTTAAGATCTCATCCCAGTCAACTTCGGCATCGAAGTTCCCAAGGTTGGGACGGAGCTGCCCGGAAAGGATCTTTACCGCGGTACTTTTCCCGATACCGTTTGCGCCGAGAATACCGGTCACCTTTCCCTGGACCGGGATAGGAAGGCCGTACAGGGCAAACCCGTTCTGGCCGTACCGGTGGGTGGGGTGTTCGAGTTCTTCGGGCAGGCTCACGATGTCGAGGGCCTCGAACGGGCACTTCTTGATACAGATGCCGCAACCGACACAGAGTTCTTCAGAGATCTTTGCCTTGCCGTCTTCTCCGATAACAACGGTTTCGTCACCGGTCCTGACCCGGGGGCAGTAGATGATGCACTCGGTCCCGCACTTCTTTGCGTGACAGCGGTCCTTGTGAACTATGGCGATTCTCATGGATATCTAAAAAAAATTCTTATGCGGTCACTGTGGAGAGCAGGATGGTCCAGGACATAAACCAGAAGGCAAAGGTCATAAAGCCCTGGTAGAGCCAGTCTTTTGCTCCCAGTTTCGAAACGTCGAGATGCAACAGGATAAAGATGTGCCTCTGGACGACCACACCGGCAAGCATCAGCATGAATGCAAGAAGGCCGATATCGCTTTTTACGGTTACCTGGAGGAAATACGACAGTATCCCGACAAAAATACCCATGAAACAGGCAACCAGCGTTCGTTTGATCCGTTCGATATGGTCGGCCTGTTTTTCCAGTTTGGTCTTCTGCTTTTTGGAGAGTGCCGGTTGTTCCGTAGGTTGTTCCTGCACTTCGACGTTGACTTCGTCAGCCATCCCGTTCACCTGGTAGTCTTATTTTTTAGTGCGCAAGCCATATGTATCTTGGTATATCCCATGGCAACAGCGCAGGGAATGAGCGGGATCGATCTGCGGGCGGTAACCGGCGAGCTCAATGCAAAGCTGCCGCTCTGGATCGATAAGGTTTACCAGTTCGAGAGCCGGACGCTCGGTATCCGCCTGAATGGCGAAAACCATGCGAGGTACCTGCTCCTAATTGAAGCCGGGCGACGGGCGCACCTTGTATCAGCGTTCCCGGACGCCCCGAAAAATCCTCCGCAGTTTGCCATGTTCCTGCGCAAGTATATCTCCGGAGGCAAGGTACTTGCAATCCGACAGCACGGACTGGAACGGATCCTGATATTCGAGATCGGGAAAGGCGAACTCACCTACCGGCTCATCATCGAACTCTTTGATGAGGGAAACGTGATCCTCACCGATGAGGCAGGAAAAATTATCAAGCCGCTCCGGCACCACCGGTTCAAGGACCGGGACATAGTCCCCGATGCACTCTATGCCATGAGCGAAACCGACCCGACCGGTTCAGAGAAAAATCTTGCCGCAACGCTTGCAGGGGACGACCGGGATCTGGTCCGGGCCCTTGCGGTTGCGTGCATGTTTGGCGGCACATATGCGGAATATGTCTGTAAGACCTCGGGTATTGATAAGTCCCTGCCGGCAAAAGCTGCCGATCCAAAGGCATTGTATGCGGCCATAACCGGGCTCTTTTCCCGGGTGCAGCAGTCAGCCCGGCCGGTTGTATCAGCAAAAAGCTGCGAACCGCTCGCGTTTGGTGAGGGAGAAGGGAACTCCGGGGATACCGGCACACCCTACCCCGGCTATTCTGCTGCGCTCGAAGCCTTCTACCCGATGACCAAAGCCGAGAAGGTCAGGGTTGCGGCAAAACCGAAACTTTCCGAAGAGGAGCGGATCCACAAGTACCAGGAAGCCGCAATTAAAAAATTCGACGAGAAGATCAAAAAGAACGAAGAGCTGGTAAATGCGATCTACGAGAACTACCAGTTCATTGCACAGATCATCTCGTCACTGGATACGGCAAGCAAAGAACACTCCTGGCAGGAAATCGAGCGCCACCTCAAGGGAAATTCATCTGCCGATGCCAAAAAGATCGTGGCGTTTTACCCGGAAGATGCAGCGGTGGGCGTTGATATTGGAAAGACCGTGAAGATCTTCGTCCACGAAAGTGTCGAGCAGAACGCAGGGCGTTATTACGATACCATCAAAAAATTCAAGAAGAAAAAGGAAGGCGCCCTCCAGGCTATGAAGACGGTCCGGCCAAAGAAAAGGGCGGTACACCGCGATATTGTGCCCATGAAAAAACTCTGGTACCACCGGTTCCGGTGGTTTGTAACAAGCGATGGTGTGGTGGTGCTGGGCGGCCGGGATGCTTCGCAGAACGAAGAACTGGTCAAGAAGTACATGACCGGCGGCGATCTCTTCCTGCACGCGGACGTGCACGGGGCAAGTGTCATTCTCGTAAAAGGAAAGACCGAAAAGATGGACGAAGTGGCGCAGTTTGCCGCATCGTTCTCCGGCGCGTGGCGGAGCGGGCATTTCTCGGCCGATGTTTTCAGCGTGCGGCCGGACCAGGTAAGTAAGACTCCCGAGTCCGGGGAATATATCAGTCGGGGCTCGTTTATCGTGAGAGGAGAGCGCACGTACTACCGGGATGTCCCGCTCGCAGTAGGGATCGGTCTCGTGCTCGAACCCCAAGCTGCGGTTATCGGCGGTCCACCCGCAGTTATCCGGTCGCGGACAAAGACCTGTGTAGAGATCCGGCCCGGGCAGTTCGAGCCAAACGATGTGGCAAAAAAAGTGCTCCGATCCCTGCGGGAGCATCTCGCACCCGAGGAGGAGAAACTGCTCAAGGGAATCTTAAACACCGAATCGGTAGCAGCCTTTGTCCCGCCGGGGGGTTCGGACATTCTTGAGGAGTCATGAAAGCGGAATTCGGGGACATTAAGGAAAATTATGGCGAAATACGGCTTCTCCCCGAGACGATCGATGACCTCTGGCACCTCAAACACCTCATCCTTCCCGGCTCGCTTGTCTTTGCCACCACATTCCGGAGTGTTGAATCTGTAACCGACAAACTCCGTCCCGAGAAAGTGGAGAAACGGCCGGTCCGGCTCGGGGTACGGGCGGAAAAGATCGAGTTCTCGGAGCATGGGATCCGGCTCCGGATCACCGGTATCATCGAGCACGGGATCGACTGCGGAGCGTACCATACGATAAATGTCGAGACCGGATACGAGATCTCGGTAATCCGCCAGTGGCGCCCGGTTGACCTCGAACGGATCGAGCGGGCCAAAAAGTCGTCCGTCTTTGGCGTCATCCATATCCTCACGATTGAAGAAGGCGAGGCCGAACTCTTCCGGATACGGCAGTACGGTCCCGAAAGCGTAGTAACGGTGACGACAGGGAGCGGCAAAGGCGGCGAGTGCGACAACAGGGTAGCATTTTTCGAGGGGGTCACAAAGACGATTGCCGAGATTACCGGGCCGCTCGTTATTGCCGGGCCGGGTTTTATCAAGGACGATTTTCTCCGGTATGCGAAGAACCGGAACTGCCCGCCCGGAGAACGTGCAGTCGTTGTAGAGACCCGGCGGATCGGCCGCGGTGCCGTGCAGGACGTGATCGGTGCCGGGACGCTTGAGAAGATGATCGGCGATCTCCAGCTCTCTCGGGAGGTGCGGCTGATGGATGAAGTACTCCTGCGGATTGCCCGGGATGGAGCGGTAGCATACGGGAGGGAACAGGTCAGAAATGCAATCGATTACGGCGCAGTCGAAGAGGTTCTTATCGCCGATTCGCTGCTGCATGACACGGCAACTGCCCCGCTCCTTGAACGGGCCGAACGGATGCAGTCCCGTATCGTAGTGCTCTCAACCGAATTCGAACCCGGGGAACGGCTGATGGCACTCGGAGGGATTGCTGCACTGCTCCGGTATAAATTATAAAGACGTCGGGCCGGGCAGCGGTACAGGATATTCCACAATTTTTCCCGGATAACCGGTTTTTTTAATTCCCTGAAAATGAGTATCTGAAACAATTTATCTGGGGTTTTAGTCATTGACAGAACCCCGGCCGATATAAACATACATATAATATAAAGCCTTTAGTTTGTGTAAGAGCGCAAATGGCGATGAATTCTGACCCATCTGGTACAGATGCAGACATCCCCTCCGGCCCGGACGGGGATCACGTCATCGATATCTTCATTTTCACCAAAGATGCCCGTAATTCCCGGCAGATAACCGGGCAATTGGCAAACGAAGGATACCGGATCACTTCGTTTTTTGATGATGCCGAATTGCTGGACCGTCTCCGCATGGGAAAACCCAACCTTCTCATCTGCGACGCAACCGGCCCGGAAAAAGAGGGTTATCCAGTCTGCCATGATATCAAGGAAGATGCGGATCTCTGGAATATCCCTGTTCTTTTGATCACGGGCGTCTCCAGCCTCGGCGACCTTTTGATCGTGCTTGACAGCAATGCGGACAATTTTATCGCTTTGCCGTGGGATGCCCAGTACCTTGTCTCGCTCATCGAACTGATGCTTGCCTCGCCCGTGGAAAAACCGGATCCGGATAAAGTGCGGACGCAGTTCAAGATCCGTCACGAAGACCAGGATTATGTCATTACTGCCGATCGCAGGAAGCTCCTGGAATTCCTGCTCTCCTCGTTTGAGATCGCAATGAACCGGGCAACCGAACTCGACCAGGTTCGGGGCGAACGGAACACGCTCCAGTCAACGCTGGAAAGCAGGGTTGCCGAGAAGACCCGGGAACTCACCAGTGAGGTAGCCCGGCTCCAGACGGCAGCAACCGGACAGTCCCGCGAATTGGACTCGTCAAAAAATGCACTGGCAGCAACCCAGAGGGAGGCAGATGCCCTGCGTACCCGTATCGGGGAGACGGAAAAATCGCTTGCGGCAAAAGCCGACGAGCTCGCCCGGGCAAACGAGGAACTGGAAGCCACCCGTGCCCATCTTGCAGAAACGGAAGACACCGTAAGGACCCTTGGTGCGGAAAAAGAGGAACTTGTACATACCCTCAAGAGCGAGCTCGATACTGCAAATGCAGACCTGGCACAGGCCCGGGATGCGCTTGCCGGGGCACACAGGGAACTTGACCTTCAATCATCGGAACATGCCGATCTCCGGCAGCAGCTGGAGACACGGGACACTGAATACACAGAGACCAAAAAATCCCTTGCAGCTGCGGTAATTGAGATCGGGCAGCTCAAGAGCGATCTTGCCGGGGAGAAGAACCGGGCAGATACGGCCGAGCAGGAAGTAAAATCCATCCTCCAGGAAAAGGCAAAATCCGAAGAAGACCTTCGGCAGATGATTGGGGACATTACCGCAAAGGCCGCACAGCAGTCCCAGGAAGTTCTGCGTCTTTCCGATGAACTAGTAACAGAAAAGAAAGAGCGCGAGAGTCTCGAACAGGACTATACAGAATTCCGGCAGGAAACGGCAAAGAAAGAAACCGGGCTGGTTGCCGAACGGGACACTCTTGCCGGGCACCATGACGAACTCCAGGAAAAATACGATGCGCTTACTGAATCTCTTGGGGCAGAACGGGAGAAGGCTGCCACAAAGGATGCGGATATGGCACGCCTTGCCGTGGAAAAACGGCAGCTTGAAAACGATCTGCTCTCGGCAAAGGGTCAGGTTGAGACCCTCACGATGGCCCTTGACGAGGAAAAACGCCTGCGGGCCGGTGCCGAGCTGAACGCCAAAAACGGGATCGAGTCCAAGAACGACGAGCTGCGGGAACTGGCTGCAACCATCGATACTCTCCGGAGGGATCTGGATGCCCGGGGGTCAGAACTCTCTCTTGCAGGAAAGGAGCGGGACGATGCCCGGCTTGCGCACCGGGAAGCCTGCGATCGGCTCGCCGCTTTGGAGCTGGCAAAGGGACAGGCAGACAAGGTGGCCCGGTCTGCTGCAGCCGAGATGGAGCAGGTACGGGAACAGCTGGAGACGGAACGGCGCCTGCGCCATGGAGCAGAGGAAACGGCAGCCGCGGCAGAACGGACAAAGGAGAATATCAATCAGAATCTCCAGGCAACGATCGAGGCCGCTGAATCCGCAAAACGGGAACTTTCAGGAAGAATCGATGAGTTGTCAAAGAGTCTTGAGAACGAACGTGCGGCAAAGGACTCTGCGGCCGGCCAGCTGGACCGGGCAGTTACCGGCTTAAAAGAGGCTGCCAGGATCGCGGACCGGTTAAAAGATATGGAGAGCGATCTCAGGACCGCACAGGAACGGCAGCGGTCGCTTGAGGAGCAGCTCCGTAATTGTGAACGGGAACAGGCACAAAAAGAGGCTGCGTTTCAGTCGCTGACCGAGGATCTCGGGCAGATCTCCTCAACGCTTGCTACAGAACGGGATCTGCGCCGGGCAGCAGAACACGCGTACGAGGAACAAAAAGAGGAACTTGCAGTACTGAAAAGCGGGACCGGACATACCCTTGACGGTACTCCCCCGGCAATGGCAGAGGAACCGGCCCTCCCTGCAGTGATCCCGGGCGCAGCTCACCATGAGCTGGCAGTTCGTGAGGATCCGGTTCATTCCTTAACCACAATGGAAGATTTCTTTGAAGAACCAACAGAGCTGGATATTGGAGACCTGCCCGATGCAGCTCCGGTACCAGACAGCACCAGAGACGGATCCGGTAGTCCTGAAGTCCAGGACATACCCGTGACCCGAGGTACCCTGATAGTTCCGCCGGTCCGGGAATGCGGCACGAGTGCGACGACGCTTCCATCAGATCCCATGCCGGAGAAGGGAGAAGATCAGGAGATTCATGCCTGCATCTCTGATGATCCTGATGCCGGGCCGTCATCAAAAGAAGAATTATCCGAAACAGAGGATCTCCCGGAGGGGGATGAGACGGACTCTCCGCTTGATGAGAATCCGGATGATGAGATCCCGGACGAATCCGAAGACGGTGACGCGGAGAAGCAGGCAGGAATTTCCGGGGCGGATACTCCTCGGACCGGTACGACGTTCAGCCGCAGACAATGGCTGGATCTGATCAAGTGGGCCCATCATGCAGAAACACTCAGTCGCGAAGACCGCATACGGATTGTTAAGCTCGGACGTTTGATCCAGCAGGGAAGGCGCCTGACACCGCGGCAGGAAGAGCAACTGACCGGACTGGTGGCCCTTGCTGGTGCAATGGGCTACCGTCCAAAAGAGTGAAAATTTCTGGATCGGGAGTTTTTTTAATTTTTTATCGCAGCCCACAGTCTGCTGCTTACCGGGGATTTCGGGTTATTCCCTCTGCCGGTAATGGCAGCGGTTGTTTATCGGTTTGGGATTTTCCCCAATGTATCGTAACTTCGGAAAACCCGATCATCGTTACCTGGCAGAACAGGAAACCGGCAATTGAGAGCAGCATAATCCATAGAGAAGAGAGAATTCCCGTTGTTTCAATTACGACAATTATCAACAGGACCGCACAGTGCTGGATGTGATACTGACCGATACGGGGATCGATCGTATCGCAGGGCCGGATGGTACCGGTAATGGTCACGGCAGAAAACGGGAAGCAGGGAACAATTCCTTTCCGGGTACAGAGGTCTTCTATCAGGTGCAGGAAAATGCCCAGGAAGACACCGGCAAGGAATACAAAGATTGCATCGGTAACAAAAGTGTTTTTTAAGACAGATGCCGGGATGAGGAGAAGTAGCGCTGTGCAGGCAAAGACAAAGAGCGCGCCCGGGAGGGAATGACTCAACCTCTTATCGCCCGGATCCTGTACCGGGTGGCGAGTATGCGCATAGATCCGGCAGAGCAGCGGTGCGCAGATCCTTCGGGGGAACTGCACGATCAGCCATGCGAATGAACGAAATTTGAAATGTTTTGGCCGGGTCATGTGGATATCCGGAAGTAATACTCCGATGCAGGTGCCGGCCGTAACAAGGCACACAAGACCGGGAGGGGAAAAAAGGAATGCGCTGCTGGCAATCAGAGCACACATCAGGGCAAGAGCCAGGTGATGACGGGTGATCATGGGATTAGCCTGTTTCTCTCATGGGACCGGGAAATAAAAATGCCCGGACGGATTACCGGTTTGTCAGGCTACATTTTGAGGACAACAGAATATATGAATTGTCATTTTACTTGTTTTTTTCATAAATTAAACTAATTTGATTAATTTGATATGTGAGCGATTTGGTATCAAGGCCGGAATTTGTTGAGTCCTGCCGCGAGGTTCAAAAAACATTTTCCATTTTACCTGATTGATCATTATTTATTATGCAGCTGTGATAGAAGGAATGTTCCTACTATCAAATATAAATATTTGTAAAACAATGATCTGGTATAACAGGAGGAATGATGCGACAGACCAGATTTGTCTTCACGTTACCGCTGCATGCGAGGGGTGCCTCAGTGCCGCGGTCGAGCGGGGCAGGATTGCTTGGATCGCCCCAATGCGATTCGTACGGCGTTGCAGAAGATCTGAAGTTGCCGATCTACTCTTGGGCGGAATGACGAAAAGGCTCACATGCGGCAATACACGTGTCGGGTAAATTCCCGGGTACGGTAATGCTCGCATGAAAAGCCCACTGTCCCGAACCGGGAGTTGGACGAGGCGTTCAGAGAGAAGGGGGATTACAGGACATCCCCATTTCCTGAAACGATTCCGGAGATTGTACCAGTAACATCGGGCCTCGGGTAATCGCTGCACGCAAAAAAAGGGAGAAATAACGAATGCCGGATCACCGGGGAAACCCGGAGATGCGGGCAAGGATTTCAGGTATAAAAAAACTAAACGGAGGAATAAAAGAATGACACGACAG
Protein-coding sequences here:
- a CDS encoding metal-dependent hydrolase; the encoded protein is MITRHHLALALMCALIASSAFLFSPPGLVCLVTAGTCIGVLLPDIHMTRPKHFKFRSFAWLIVQFPRRICAPLLCRIYAHTRHPVQDPGDKRLSHSLPGALFVFACTALLLLIPASVLKNTFVTDAIFVFLAGVFLGIFLHLIEDLCTRKGIVPCFPFSAVTITGTIRPCDTIDPRIGQYHIQHCAVLLIIVVIETTGILSSLWIMLLSIAGFLFCQVTMIGFSEVTIHWGKSQTDKQPLPLPAEGITRNPR